A portion of the Diprion similis isolate iyDipSimi1 chromosome 4, iyDipSimi1.1, whole genome shotgun sequence genome contains these proteins:
- the LOC124405753 gene encoding E3 ubiquitin-protein ligase MSL2 → MNATSLYVSTCRLVLQADSEDANSWTDLYRLVPYLRQSLSCTVCSNLLIEPHTPTETNCQHHVCKSCKGGRKKLKPSCSWCKDYDKYVENVQLRILLQCYKKLCEYLSSTNIYRNLIISISSNNPNNGASTMGASSLMELIQEGAGFKDEFKSNAGLSKSAYSILPCIYTSTTSTQTQGNSIQTTESISPVIPESPAIRTVSNGSSIYSVMYAGSGNKITIKRKAAAADEVELSQQEVDGTSQSSMGAVKCIPSSHLTYGTSSQKKSSKISKSAGNFKKPRSSSTRSKRKGCRCGNATAIPGKLTCCGQRCPCYVESKPCVECRCRGCRNPHTADGLKIRPHIPELHNLQLQLSTPVDCDSLASDPLSSVQQCLSTSPTTIQVLNVYSTPRLDIDNVPQNLPAALLVGEDAMVSTESEAEDSDVQIDV, encoded by the exons ATGAACGCTACAAGTTTATATGTGTCAACCTGCAGATTAGTTTTACAAGCTGATTCTGAGGATGCTAATTCATGGACAGATTTGTATAGGCTAGTTCCTTACTTAAGGCAAAGTTTAAGCTGTACGGTATGCTCAAATTTATTAATCGAACCGCACACACCCACCGAAACAAACTGTCAGCACCACGTGTGCAAGAGCTGTAAAGGTGGTCGTAAGAAATTAAAGCCATCGTGCAGCTGGTGTAAGGACTACGACAAGTACGTAGAGAACGTTCAGCTCCGAATACTGTTACAGTGTTACAAGAAACTATGCGAATATCTGTCGAGCACCAACATATACCGCAACTTAATTATATCCATCTCGTCTAACAACCCTAACAACGGAGCGTCTACTATGGGGGCGTCTAGTCTTATGGAATTAATTCAAGAAGGCGCAGGATTCAAAGATGAATTCAAGAGCAACGCGGGACTCTCTAAGTCGGCTTACAGCATACTGCCCTGTATTTATACAAGTACAACATCCACCCAGACTCAAGGGAATTCAATACAAACCACAGAGAGTATATCCCCAGTTATTCCTG AGTCCCCAGCGATACGAACCGTCTCTAATGGCTCTTCGATTTATTCAGTAATGTATGCCGGCTCGggcaataaaataacaattaaaagaAAGGCTGCGGCCGCGGACGAAGTTGAACTGAGCCAGCAAGAAGTTGACGGTACATCGCAGAGCTCCATGGGGGCTGTTAAATGCATTCCAAGCTCTCACCTTACCTATGGAACTTCATCTCAGAAAAAGTCATCAAAGATCAGCAAa TCGGCaggtaattttaaaaaaccaAGATCGAGTTCAACACGGAGTAAAAGAAAAGGATGCAGATGCGGCAATGCAACCGCGATACCTGGAAAATTAACATGTTGCGGACAGAGATGTCCGTGTTATGTTGAAAGCAAACCGTGTGTCGAGTGCAGGTGTAGAGGTTGTCGAAATCCTCACACAGCCGACGGGTTAAAG ATTCGTCCGCATATACCAGAGCTGCATAATCTTCAGTTGCAGTTATCGACGCCTGTAGATTGTGATTCTTTAGCTTCGGATCCATTGAGTTCAGTTCAACAGTGTCTCTCTACTTCTCCGACGACTATTCAAGTATTGAATGTTTATTCTACGCCTAGACTAGATATAGATAATGTACCTCAAAATTTACCGGCTGCACTCCTAGTTGGAGAAGATGCGATGGTCAGTACAGAAAGCGAAGCTGAAGATAGTGACGTACAAATAGATGTGTGA